The following proteins come from a genomic window of Diprion similis isolate iyDipSimi1 chromosome 8, iyDipSimi1.1, whole genome shotgun sequence:
- the LOC124408794 gene encoding uncharacterized protein LOC124408794, with protein MKKLIATLLVLSVLTESSLGKVDYSDTACNCNHCEKQNSDENRKKDPLADLPFNVEDSDGDGSRIICARDRDFKDKTFPSICHMLCENRCTQFRVTEEIKDSLKRYITRAYRTNYYKLHDGQCL; from the exons atgaagaaattaatcgccACGTTGCTGGTTTTGA GCGTCCTGACAGAATCTTCACTTGGGAAAGTCGACTATTCCGATACAGCCTGCAACTGTAATCACTGCGAGAAGCAGAACTCGgatgaaaatcgaaagaaagatCCACTCGCGGATCTCCCGTTTAACGTCGAGGATTCGGACGGCGATGGAAGTCGGATAATTTGCGCGAGGGACAGAGACTTTAAGGATAAAACGTTCCCCAGCATCTGTCACATGCTCTGCGAAAATCGTTGCACCCAATTCAGGGTGACCGAGGAAATCAAGGATTCGTTGAAACGTTACATCACGAGAGCCTACAGAACGA ACTACTACAAACTCCACGACGGACAGTGCTTGTAA